From a region of the Natator depressus isolate rNatDep1 chromosome 15, rNatDep2.hap1, whole genome shotgun sequence genome:
- the LOC141999374 gene encoding uncharacterized protein LOC141999374 isoform X2: MEPVTLSCSSSPGQARSKLERVKMLKRKRKETIEKKNSQVSVTDGWMKPGICSPSDKAVVGATRTPPREPPKNQESALRPLSTQNSTRVQMKHQPSPNLIYVKPKDKTKHSGKKHPCKDNSSSSAATATPSPEKTVSENAHIHKPGTGALGIVNKKTRIENTCDAKVLQPCKHNSSSSVATAAPSPEKTVSENVHIHKPGVGTLGALNVCRNTHIHKPRAGTLGVVNKKLRTDKDPPYSSIWEEFDASFRKLMDAVSSGSLKLRHSKKIWKKYDALFRKLMDAESSGGLKERGAGKGGSDQA; encoded by the exons atggagccagtaactttaagttgcagttcatcaccaggccaag cacggtcaaaacttgagcgggtaaaaatgctcaaaagaaaaaggaaagagacaattgaaaagaaaaattcacaagtatcagtgacagatggatggatgaagccgg gcatatgcagcccttctgacaaggctgtagtgggagctacaaggacccctccccgagaaccaccaaagaaccaggaatctgctttgagacctttatcaacgcaaaacagcacaagagtgcagatgaagcatcagcccagtccaaacctcatttacgtcaaacccaaggacaaaacaaaacactctggtaaaaaacatccatgcaaagacaactccagttcctcagcggccaccgccacgccaagccctgagaaaactgtgagcgaaaacgcccacattcacaaacccggaacaggcgctctagggattgtgaataaaaaaacaaggattgaaaacacctgcgatgccaaggtattgcaaccatgcaaacacaactccagttcctcagtggccaccgccgcaccaagccctgagaaaactgtgagcgaaaacgtccacattcacaaacccggagtaggcactctaggggctctgaatgtgtgcagaaacacacacattcacaaacccagagcaggcactctaggggttgtgaataaaaaactaaggactgacaaagatcccccatattctagtatttgggaagagtttgatgcttcattcagaaaactgatggacgctgtatcttcggggagtctaaaactacggcattctaaaaagatttggaaaaaatacgacgctttgttcagaaaactgatggacgctgaatcctcagggggcctaaaagaaaggggggctggaaagggtggctctgatcaggcatga
- the LOC141999374 gene encoding uncharacterized protein LOC141999374 isoform X1 produces MEPVTLSCSSSPGQARSKLERVKMLKRKRKETIEKKNSQVSVTDGWMKPAGICSPSDKAVVGATRTPPREPPKNQESALRPLSTQNSTRVQMKHQPSPNLIYVKPKDKTKHSGKKHPCKDNSSSSAATATPSPEKTVSENAHIHKPGTGALGIVNKKTRIENTCDAKVLQPCKHNSSSSVATAAPSPEKTVSENVHIHKPGVGTLGALNVCRNTHIHKPRAGTLGVVNKKLRTDKDPPYSSIWEEFDASFRKLMDAVSSGSLKLRHSKKIWKKYDALFRKLMDAESSGGLKERGAGKGGSDQA; encoded by the exons atggagccagtaactttaagttgcagttcatcaccaggccaag cacggtcaaaacttgagcgggtaaaaatgctcaaaagaaaaaggaaagagacaattgaaaagaaaaattcacaagtatcagtgacagatggatggatgaagccgg caggcatatgcagcccttctgacaaggctgtagtgggagctacaaggacccctccccgagaaccaccaaagaaccaggaatctgctttgagacctttatcaacgcaaaacagcacaagagtgcagatgaagcatcagcccagtccaaacctcatttacgtcaaacccaaggacaaaacaaaacactctggtaaaaaacatccatgcaaagacaactccagttcctcagcggccaccgccacgccaagccctgagaaaactgtgagcgaaaacgcccacattcacaaacccggaacaggcgctctagggattgtgaataaaaaaacaaggattgaaaacacctgcgatgccaaggtattgcaaccatgcaaacacaactccagttcctcagtggccaccgccgcaccaagccctgagaaaactgtgagcgaaaacgtccacattcacaaacccggagtaggcactctaggggctctgaatgtgtgcagaaacacacacattcacaaacccagagcaggcactctaggggttgtgaataaaaaactaaggactgacaaagatcccccatattctagtatttgggaagagtttgatgcttcattcagaaaactgatggacgctgtatcttcggggagtctaaaactacggcattctaaaaagatttggaaaaaatacgacgctttgttcagaaaactgatggacgctgaatcctcagggggcctaaaagaaaggggggctggaaagggtggctctgatcaggcatga